GCCTGCAGCCCAGTAGCGAGCCTGCAGCACCTGGGCAAAGGCATCCAGCGCATTCGGCTTACCGTCGAGCACGACAAGCGAGAAACCGGCCGAGAGAAGTCCACCGAGCAGTGCACTTGCGCAGACGAACAGCCCGGTGCGTGGACGCACGAGGCTCGCGCGGATTGCGGCGCTGACTCGTCCGAAGATGTCCGGACCGATCGCGATGGAAGCAAGGATCGAGATGAGCAGGATGAGCGCCAGCCCCGTCCATGCGATGTCGTAGTAGATGTCGAGCAGCCGCACAGTGGACTCGCCGGCCAGCCCGGTTTCCCGCGGATCGAGCAGGCGGTACACAGGCAGCGCGACCAGGACGATCAGCATCGCCCCGATTGCGATCCTGGTCGTCCTGACTGCACGGGTTTCCTGTGCAGTTCGCCGCTCCGTCGCGGAACCTCGTGAGCTCACTGCAGCAGAGACCCTTCGGCCGAATTCACGGGTTGAGACTGCTGTGAACCGCCCACCCCCGCCCGATACACCCCCGCCTTCGGCCCCACCACATTCGCCCTGAAGATGTGCCAGAACGCCGCCACCCCATCCTTCCACCCGATCTTCTTCCCCTCGGCGTACGTCCGGCCATGGTACGTGATCGGAACCTCGTAGATGCGCGCCCGCGCCTGCGCGAGCCGGGCCGTGATCTCCGGCTCGATGCCGAACCGGTCCGTCTTCAGCGGCAGGCTCTTCATCAGGTCGGCCCGGACCATCTTGTAGCACGTCTCCATGTCCGTGAGGTTCAGGTCCGTCATCATGTTCGACAGCAGCGTGAGCAGACCGTTGCCGAGGCGATGCCAGAAATAGAGTACGCGATGCGCCCCGCCGAGAAATCTCGATCCGAACACGGCGTCGGCGCGATCCTCCACGATCGGCATCATCAGGTCGACCAGGTCCTCCGGGTCGTACTCCAGGTCCGCGTCCTGGATGACGATCACGTCGCCCGTCGCCTCCTGGATGCCGCGTCGCACGGCGGCCCCCTTGCCGCGGTTCCGGTCCTGGAACGCCAGCCGGTCGATTCGCCCCTGCTCCTTCAGTCGCTGGAGCACGTCGCGACTGCCGTCGGTCGATGCATCATCGACGCAGACGATCTCCACGTTCAGGTCGACATCGCGAACCCGCTCGATCAGCGCCGCAACGGTGCGGGCCTCGTTGTAGACCGGGACGATGACGCTCAACCGCAGCGAACGTGGATCGGGCGAAGAACGGCGAGTGCTATCGTCGAATGGTTGTGCTGTCATCAGCTATCCGCCATCCCATACCGATTGAGTTTCCGATACAGCGTCGACGGATCGATCCCCAGCACCTCCGCCGCCCGCGCCTTGTTCCCGCCTTCCGACTGCAGCACCCACAGGATGTACGCCCGCTCGATCAGCTCCAGCGTCGGATTCGTCGGGGGGCGTTCCGACACCAGCGGCGCCGACTCCGGATTCGTGATGCGTGACGGGAGTGCATCGACGTCGACAGCGTCGCCCTTGGAGAGAATTGCAGCACGCTCGAGTGCGTTCTCCAGCTCGCGCACGTTGCCGGGCCACTCGTAGACCTGGAGCGCCGAGAGGGCATCGGGCGTCAGCACGCGGGGCGTGTCCGATCCCTTCTCCTCCGCCAGTCCCTGCAGGAAGTGTTCGGCCAGCAGGACGACGTCCTCCGGCCGCTCGCGCAGCGGCGGCAGGTGCAGGGAGATCACGTTCAACCGGTAGTACAGGTCGCTGCGGAACGTGCCGCGGCGGATCTCCTGCTCGAGGTCGCGGTTCGTTGCCGCGATGATACGGACGTCGATGTCGACCGTATCGGTCGCGCCGACCGGAACGATCTCTCGCTCCTGGATCGCGCGCAGCAGCTTGACCTGCAGCGCGGGCGACATTTCGCCCACCTCGTCCAGGAAGAATGTGCCGCCCTCGGCCGCGACCAGCAGCCCCTCCTTGTCCTTCACCGCACCGGTGAAGCTGCCCTTCACGTGACCGAACAGCTCGGACTCGAGCAGGTTCTCGGGCAGCGCGCCGCAGTTGATCGAGATGAACGGGCCGCCCTCGCGCTCCGACAATTCGTGGATGAAGCGCGCGATGACTTCCTTGCCGGTGCCGCTCTCGCCGGTGATGAGCACGGTCGAATCGGTCGGCGCGACCGTTTCCGCGAGACGGACGACCTCGAGGAACGCGCGGTTGCGTCCGATGGGACGCTTCGCGCTGCTGCTG
This sequence is a window from Longimicrobiales bacterium. Protein-coding genes within it:
- a CDS encoding sigma-54 dependent transcriptional regulator — its product is MRPRVLVVDDERGILDTVEILLRGEDFEPVALQSGREAIARLGEIDPDIVLTDIRMPGITGLEVLQAVRAHDPEVPVILMTAQASLQSAMQAVNEGAFYYLQKPFSNAELVTLCRRAAQTRHLTTENKTLKREIRRRDSSSAKRPIGRNRAFLEVVRLAETVAPTDSTVLITGESGTGKEVIARFIHELSEREGGPFISINCGALPENLLESELFGHVKGSFTGAVKDKEGLLVAAEGGTFFLDEVGEMSPALQVKLLRAIQEREIVPVGATDTVDIDVRIIAATNRDLEQEIRRGTFRSDLYYRLNVISLHLPPLRERPEDVVLLAEHFLQGLAEEKGSDTPRVLTPDALSALQVYEWPGNVRELENALERAAILSKGDAVDVDALPSRITNPESAPLVSERPPTNPTLELIERAYILWVLQSEGGNKARAAEVLGIDPSTLYRKLNRYGMADS
- a CDS encoding glycosyltransferase family 2 protein is translated as MTAQPFDDSTRRSSPDPRSLRLSVIVPVYNEARTVAALIERVRDVDLNVEIVCVDDASTDGSRDVLQRLKEQGRIDRLAFQDRNRGKGAAVRRGIQEATGDVIVIQDADLEYDPEDLVDLMMPIVEDRADAVFGSRFLGGAHRVLYFWHRLGNGLLTLLSNMMTDLNLTDMETCYKMVRADLMKSLPLKTDRFGIEPEITARLAQARARIYEVPITYHGRTYAEGKKIGWKDGVAAFWHIFRANVVGPKAGVYRAGVGGSQQSQPVNSAEGSLLQ